AGATGTACTGCCCGGGCAAGGAGCGCTACGTAGGCCGCGACGAGTGGCACAAGCGGATCCTCGACTCGGCGGAGATCTTCGGCGCGCGCAACGTCATCCCCAACTTCGTCGCGGGCGTCGAGATGGCCGAGCCCTTCGGCTTCACGACCGTCGACGAGGCCATCGCCTCCACCACCGAGGGCCTGCGTTTCTTCATGTCGCAGGGCATCACGCCCCGCTTCACCACCTGGTGCCCGGAGCCCACGACCCCGCTCGGCAAGGCCAACCCGCAGGGCGCGCCGCTGGAGTACCACATCCGGCTGCTGGAGGCCTACCGCGCCACCATGGACGAGTTCGGGCTCGCCTCGCCGCCCGGCTACGGCCAGCCCGGACCCGGCCGCGCGGTGTTCTCCGTGAGCTCCTTCATGGACAGCCTCCCGGCTCAGGACGAGATGACCGGGGCGGCCGTGTAGTCCCCTGGTTTCATGGCATCGGCGTTGAGCAGATGGCGGCCGGCGTCCGTACTACAGACCGGAGTCACGGGCGCGGCCGCCCTGTGTTTTCCTGTCCCGATGCCCTGTCGTGCCGTCTTGACATGACATCTGAACAGGAAGCTTGTCAGTTGTGTTGGAAACGTGAAAAGCTCTGCCCCTGCCGCGAGGTTCCCCCCAACTCCATTGCCGTCGTGGTGAGTTGACCTCGCTTGTGGATGCAGGAGACCCATGCCCGACCTGCCGACCCCGAAGGACTCCGCCGAGGCCGCGCTGTTCTCCGAGTGCTGGGACGCCGTCCTGTCGTACGCCGACCTGTGCACGTCCGGCTCGACCGCTGCGAACCAACTGGCTCGTGAGGCGTTCGCGTTCGGCATACGCGAGGCCCGCGCCGGCGAGGACGACACCGCACGAGGTGCCGGCCGTCGCCCGTCCCGGCTGCCCCGGATCCCCCTGCTGCTGACCGCCGTACGCAGCACGGCGGCCGCCTGGGAGGCCCAGGGCCACGGCCATCGTCTCGACCCCGATCTGCGCCTGTGGCTGAACTCCGAGAAGGCCGCACGCTATGTCGGACCGCCCCTGAGCCGTCCCATCGCCCTGCGCGGCCTGCGTGACATGCAGGAACCGGACGCCGCCCTGCTGTGGCTGGCGGAGGTGGAGGCGCTGCCGCTGCGCGCCGTCATCCGCCGCCAGGGCCTGGACCCGACGGCCGCGGTGGAGGAACTGAACCAGGTCCGCGGCCTGTTCCGGGACCGCTGCCACCGCAACCATCTCGACACGCCGATGGACGCGGAGTGCCGCAGCTACGTCCGGCTCCTGGACGCCGTCACCCGTTCGCCCGCCGCCGACACCCCGCCCGACCTCTCCCGGCACCTCGCCACCTGCGTGGAGTGCGCGGAGGCCGCCGCCTGTCTGCGGCTGCACGGCGGCGGGCTGCCCGCGGCCCTCGTCCAGGGCGTGATCGGCTGGGGCGGCCTCGCCTACCTGGAACGCCGCCGCCGGGCCTCCGAGGTGCGCCTCGGCCCCGGCCGCCCCGACCTGCCGGACCCCGAGGGCGCGGCCGTACGGGCCGCCGCGAGCAAGGCGCGCGTGCGGCGCAACGCACTGCTCGTCGCCGCCGTCCTCGTCTCCGGGCTGGCGCTCGCGGTGTCGATGATGCCGGGCGACAGCGGTGGGAGCGTCGCCAAGAGCGGTCCCACGGACGGCAGTCCGGTGGCCGGACCCGGCCCCGTCCTGCCGTCCGCCGACCCCGGACCCGTCACCTCCGCCGCGCCGTCCTCGTCCGACCCGGCCCCGTCCGCCAGCGGTACGCCGTCCGCGGCGGGTCACGAGGACACCGGCAAGCCCGACCCGGAACCCCAGGGCACCTCCTCGGCCCCCGCGGGCGACGGCGGGAGCGGAAACGGCGACGCGCCGGCCTGCGAGGTCCGCTACGACCTCGTCAACCAGTGGCCGGACGGCTTCCAGGCGACCGTCACCGTCACCACGGCCGACGCGCTCGACGTCTGGCGGGTGGCCTGGTCCTTCCGTGACGGCCAGAGGGTCGACCAGATGTGGGACGCGAGCCTCGCCCAGAGCGGCTCCCGGGTCACCGCGACCGCCGCCGACTACAACAGGTCCGTCGCGGCGCACGGCACCCTCAGCTTCGGCTTCCTCGCCTCCTGGCATGACAAGAACACCGCCCCGTACGACTTCACCCTCAACGGGCAGGACTGCACCAGGTCTTGACGCGCGGCCGCCTCACGGGGCGGCGGCTCGCCTGGTCTTCCCACCGCTTCCGGTGTCGGTCTCGGCCTCAGCGCCGACACCGGCACCGTTTTGCTGTGCCGGCGCCGAGTCGGAGCACCACCGGTGCCTGCCCCCTGGGCGGTGCCTGCCCCCTGGGCGGTGCCTGCCCCCTGGGGTGGTCCGCACAGGAAGGTGACACTTCGGTGGGGGAGTGTCACCTTTCCGCAGCTCACCTACCGGGGACCCGGCGTGCCCGCGCACCGCTCGACCCTGAAGGCCCCCGAAGCCCGCTGAGGCGGCCGTGAGGGGCGTGGCGGCCGTGACGGCCCGAGAGGTGGCCGGCGACAGCGACCTGGCCCCTGCGGTGTTCCTGCGGTGCGACCTGCTGCGAATGGTTCGACGCGTTCACCGTGCACTCCCGCGTACTCCGCCATGGAGTAACCGAATTACCCGCGCCACAAACCTCAAGATGTGACGGCCGTCTCACCGGACTTGGAAATGCATCGCAGCGGCTTTGCGGGATACCCCGAGTTCTTTCCGGATTGGCATTCCAACGCGTCGGACCGCCGGAAGACGTTCGCGTACACATAACGCACACATGTCGGCAGGGAAAGTGTAGAGGCGATGAATGACCGCCATGCCCACCTGGTGACGCCACGGCTCCCGCCACAACTGTCTTTGCTGTGGAGGGGCGTTCGCGCCATCCGTGGACAGCTTCGCACATTGATGGCACGCAGCCGTACACGGGTGCCTTGTGAGGGGGATATGAAACTTTCACATCCCACCAATTGATGGCAACCCGGACTCCTCGCTCCTGAATCAGGGCCCGTCCACTACGCCTTTCGATATCCAATCCGGCTTCGAGATGGCCGGATGGTCAAGACTCCACAATGCTCCTTGTGCAGCGACCACGGCCGTCGTTAGCTTGATCGAGCCGGAGCCGGGTGAATTGACCAACTGTCCGCTCCTGCAGCTGTCGCGATAGCAATCAGCTGTCCGTTTGAGGTCCCGCACACCTTCACCGGTCCATCGACCGGTGTTCGGTGCACTCATTTCGCGGGGGAAGAGGTATCAGAGAAATGGTTCTGGCCGAACGCGAAGACGAACTCGGCTTCCTCACAAGTCTGCTGGACGAGGCCATCGAGGGCAGTGGCAAGTCGGCCTTGGTCAGCGGCGTCGTGGCCACCGGCAAGAGCGTGCTGCTGGACGTCTTCGCGCAGGCGGCCATCAACCGCGGCACGCTCGCGTTGACCGCGATCGCCTGCGTGGCGGAGCGGCAGGTCCCCATGGGCGTCATGAGCCAACTGCTGCTGCACGCGCCGCTGTCGCCGGCCGCCCGCCGGGAGGCGGACCGCCTGCTGGCCGTCGTACCGGAGCCGGACACCGGGCTCGACACCCTCACCGCGCACGCGATGAGCGCGATCCTGCTGGAACTGTCCGAGCAGCAGCCACTGGCGCTGATCGTGGACGACATCCATCTGACGGACGTCGCGTCGCAGTCGATCCTGTCCTACTTCGCCCGGCGCATCCGCGGAGCGCGCATCGCGACGGTGTTCTCGTACTCCGAACAGTCACCGCATCACAACCAGGAATGCGCGGCCGAGCTGCTGCGCCAGCCGCACTGCCACGGACTGGCCCTGCATCCGCTGACACCCGACGGGGTGGCCCGGCTGGCCGCCCGGCACCTGGGCCGCGAGGCTCCCGGAGCACTGGCGGAGCGCTGCCACCAACTGAGCAACGGCAACCCGCTGCTCGCGGAGGCCCTGATCGGCGACTACCTCGCCGTACGGCGAACACGCCCCGCTCCCGGCAACGACGAGCTGTTCGGCTCGGCGGACGCCTACGGGCAGGCGGTGCTGGAGTATCTGCGGCGCAGCGATCCGCAGACGGCGCGGGTGGCACAGGGCGTGGCGGTGCTGCGCAGTCGCGAGGGTGTCGCAAGGCTGCTGGGCATGTGTCCCACCGTCACCGATGCGCTGCTCGACGGCCTGCGGACCGCCGGACTGATCGACGGCGACGGCTTCCGCCACCCGGCGGCGGCCGGGGCGGTGCTGCTGGGCATGGATCCGACGGAACGGGTCAGGCTGCACCAGGCCGCCGCGGCCCAGGCGTACCACGAAGGCCGGTCGGCGTCGGAGGTGGCGGAACAACTGCTGATCGCGAGTGACTGCACCGCGCCCTGGGCGGTGGGGGTGCTGACGGAGGCGGCGCGGCTGGGCGTGTCCCAGGGGCGGCTGTCGTACGCGGTCGCCTGCCTGAAACTGGCGCGGCTGGGCTGCGCCGACGACCCGGTGGCCGCGGCCCGGCTGCAGGCGGCGCTGCTGCGGGCCGAGTGGCGGATCAACCCGAGCATCTGCTCGCCGTACCTCGCCGAACTCGTCGAGGCGAGCCATGCGGGCCACCTGTCGGGCGACGACACGGTCGGCGTGATCAAGGCGCTGCTGTGGAACGGCCGGTTCGCGGTCGCCCGCGACCTGCTGCTCCGGCTGGACGGGGCGGCCCGGGCCGCGGACCGGCCCTCGCCGTCCGCCCTGTGCGAGCTGCGGCTGATAATCCGGGACACCTATCCGGCGCTCGCCGACCTGGCCCCCGCCGCCGACGACGGGGCAGCCGATCGCGTCATGCAGCCGCTGACCTCGCAGCGCCGTCTCGACACCTTGCGCACGCTGAACGCCGTGATCTCCCAGGAAGGCGGCCGGCCCGCACTGGAGCGGGCCGAGCGGATCCTGCAGAACGCGCCGCTCCAGGAGACGGGCACCAGCACCATGCTCGCCGGGCTGATGACGCTGCTGTGCGGGGAGCGCGTGGTGCAGGCGGCGCAACTGTGCGACGCGTTGCTGGCCCAGTCCGCGGAGGGCGAGTCGAGGTGGCGGTACGCCCTCCTGTCGGCGGTGCGGGCCGAGATCAGCCTGCGTCAGGGCTCGCTGCTGGAGGCGGTCGAGCAGGCGCAGGAGGCGATGCGGGCCGTACCGACCGCGAGTTGGGGTGTCTCGCTGGCCGCCGTCCGGTCGACCATGGTGCTCGCGCTGACCTCGATGGGCCGGCACCGCGAGGCGTTGGCCCAGCTGAACATGCCGCTGCCGCCCGGCGTCTCACAGAGCCGGTTCGGCCTGACGTACCTTCAGGCCCGGGGCCGGGTCAGTCTGGCGACCGGGCATCTGGGCTCGGCGCTGGCCGACTTCGAGAACTGCGGGGAGCTGATGGTGCGGTGGAACATGGACGTTCCCAGCCTGGTCCCGTGGCGGGCCGAAGCGGCGGCCGTGCTGCTGGAGATGGGCGAGCACGGCCGGGCCCGCAAACTCGCCGAGGAGCAGTTGGCGCAGGCCGGCAGCCACGCGCCGCGGGCCGCGGGCAGCGCGCTGCGGGTACTCGCGTCGATGTCCGACCTGCGGCGCCGGTCGGAGATGCTGCGGCAGTCCGCCGACCTTCTGCAGGGCAGCGGCGACCGGTACGAACTGCTGCGCACCCTCGTGCAGTTGACCGAGACCCACCACACGCTCGGCGAGCTGCGCCGGGCCCGGATGGTGGGCCGCCGGGCGTGGAACATAGCCCGCGAGTGCCACGCCGAGCCGCTCGTGGACGCGCTGGCACTGGATCCGGTGCCGTCCGAATCCGCCGAGCCGACCGAGGCGGCCGAGCTCGTGCAGTTGCAGGCCGCGCCGACGGAGGCGGAGCTGCTGCTGAGCGACGCGGAACGGCGGGTGGCGGAGATGGCGGCACTCGGTTACACGAACCGGGAGATCTCCAACCGGCTGTACATCTCGGTCAGTACGGTGGAGCAGCATCTGACCAAGACGTACCGCAAGCTGAACGTGACCAGACGCTCGGACCTGCCGTCCCTGGTGATGGCCCCGACCGGAAGCTGAGCGGCACGGATCAACCGAGGGGGGCAACGCCGCGAGGCGCTGCCCCCCTCGGCTGCGGCAGGCACATCACCTGCCTGGCGGCCCGTCGGATCAGTCCTGGGCGGTCGCGCGTACGAGGGCTGCGACGTGCTCCAGCGTGGGCTCCCGCAGAATCTCCGGCAGACAGGCCATGAACGTCTTCTCGCGGCCGGGCTCGACGACGTCCCGGCACACCTGTGCGAGCACGGCGTAGAGGGTCAGCGAGTCGCCGCCGAGGCGGTGGAAGTTCTGGGCGGGAGTCAGCCGGGAGCGGTCCACCCCCAGGGCGAGCGCCCAGATGTCGGCGATCGCCGACTCCACGAGGTCCAGCACGGGCGCGTCGGGCCCGGCCTGCCCGGCGGCGGCGTCTCCGCCTTCGGCGTGCGGGTCCGGCAGCGCGCGTACGTCGATCTTGCCGGCGACGGTCAGCGGCAGTTCGGGCAGCACGGTCAGGGTGGCCGGCACCAGGTAGTCCGGCAGCCGCCGCACCAGGAACTCCCGCAACTCGTCCCCGCCGACCGGAGTTTGGGTCACCACGTACCCGGCGAGCGACTTGCCGGGCCCGCCCGGCAGGGCCCTGGCGACGACCACGGCCCGTGCCACGGCGGGGTGTTCCTCCAGCGCGCGGGCCGCCTCGGCGGGCTCGACGCGGTGGCCGGAGATCTTCACCTGGTCGTCGATCCGGCCGACGAACTCCAGCACGCCGCCCGCCGACACCCGGGCCAGGTCGCCCGTACGGTACGTCCGGCTGCCGTCGGCCAGCCGGACGAACCGCTCGCGGTCCAGGTCCGGGCGGCCCAGGTAGCCACGGGCCAACTGGGCACCGCCCAGGTACATTTCACCCACCTCGCCGGGCGCGACGAACCGCCGGTCCTGGTCCAGCAGGAACACGGTGTTGTTGTCCGTCGGCAGCCCGATCGGCACCGCCACGGCGTCCGCGTCCCGCTCCGGATCGTAGGTGTGCACCGTCAGGCCGATGGTGGCCTCGGTCGGCCCGTACAGGTTGATGATCCGGCAGTCGGGCCCGAACATCTCCTGGGCGCGGGCCGCCACCGGCACCCGCAACTGCTCGCCGACGACCACCACGGTACGGAAACCGGCCGGCGACAGCTCCAGACGGCCGATCAGGTCCAGATGCGCCGGGGTCAGCGACAGCGCATTCGCCCCGGACTCCTCCAACAGCTGCCGCAACGACAGGTGGTTGGGCTTGTCGCGCATGAGCACCACCGTGCCGCCGACCAGCAGCGGCAGGTAGACCGAGGTGCCGGTGACGTCGAAGGACGGCGAGGTGATCAGCGGCAGCCGGCTGTCGGCGTCGATCTCGAACTCGCGGGTGGCCCAGCCCACGTAGTTCAACAGGGCGCCGTGCTCGATCTGCACACCCTTGGGCTTGCCGGTCGAGCCGGAGGTGTAGATGACGTACGCCAGATCGTCCGGCCGCACCTCGGCGTCCCGGAACGCGGGTGCCTCGGGGTCCGCGGACTCCAACAGCTCCTCCAGGACGAGCGGTTCGCAGCCCGGCGGGCACCACTGCCGTTCCTGGTAGGGCCGTTGGACCAGGCAGAGCTTGGCGGTCGCGTCGGTGAGCAGGCCCGACAGCCGGGCGTCCGGGTGCTCGGCGTCCATCGGCAGATAGGCGGCGCCCGCCCGCAGCACCCCCCACAGCCCGGCCATCATCGCCGCGGACCGGTCCGCCAGCAGGCCGACCACACTGCCCCGGCCGATCCCACGGCGGCTCAGCTCCGCCGCGATCACATCGGCCCGGCGGCTGAGCTCGGCGTACGTCACATCGCCGGCGGAGCCGCTGAGGGCGACCCGGTCCGGGGTGCGCTCGGCCTGCTCGCGCAGGAGCCGCACCACCGAGGGGCCGATCGGCACCGGACGCTGTGTCATGTTGCCGGACCACTCACGGTGGGCCCGGGGTGACAGGGCCTCCTCGATACGGTCGAGCAGGGCCTCGGCGCGCTCGCCCGCCCCCGGGTTGTCCCACCAGCCGACGGTGATCTCGGTACGGCCGTCGGCGGTCACCACGTCGACCTCCGGGGGCGCCACCGGTCCGGGCGAGGCCAGCAGGTAGACCGAGGTCGCGGTGAAGCCGGGCGGGGAGAAGTCCGCGAGGTCGACGGCACCCAGGTCGGAGAGGATGGCGGTGGAGCCGTACAGCCCCTGGTCGGTGGTCTTGGCATCCGCGCCGCGCTCCAGCAGGCCCACCAGCCAGCGCGGCAGCTTGCGCAGAGCCGGGTCGGTGCGGGAGGCCAGTTCCTGCCGCTCGCTCAGCGCGGTCAGCAGCCGGGCCCCCACGTCCTCCCAGTGGTCGCCGTCCCGTACCTCCAGGGCGGCGCTCATCGTCACCGACGAGGTGGAACGGATACCGGGCACGTGCCGGCGGCCGTCGACCGGCACCATGAAGTACCCCTTGAGCGCCGGGTCCTGCTCGTCCGGCCCGGGACCGGCGTCCGACAGGGCGAGGGCAAGCTTGGCCGTCATGCCCGGGTGGCTGCCGTCGACCGTGCGTCTTCGCCACATCGGCTCGCGCCGCCCCTTGCCGAGCCGGCCCAGCGGCGACGGCCACTGGAGCACCGGCGCGGCGGCGACCGGCGGCAGGCCTTCGGGCAGTTCGCCGGCCAGCTTCGCCATGAGGTCGTCCTCGCCCAGCCGGTCGTCGGCCCCGACCAGCGGCACACCGGCCAGCGCGTGGAAGACCTCGGTCGCCCAGAGCAGCAGGCCCCGGCCGTCGATGCTGCCGTGGAAGCCCCGGAACACCACGGTGTCCCGCTCGCCGGTCAGCAGCAGCACCTCACAGGTGGCGCCGCCCGCCCCGGGCCGCAACTGCCGCCGCAGCAGCGGTGAGTCGAACCGGACACGGTCGTACGCCGTCCCGTCGCCGACGATCACCGCGGGGGCCCGGCCGCTGTCCCGCCACATTCCCTTGCGGTAGACCAGCCGGGTGCCGGGGCAGGCCCGGGACGCCTCGGCGACCGCGTCGGACAGGTCGCCGTGCGACAGCAGGCCGACGCCCTCGACGGCCAGTTGGACGACGGGGTACTGCTTGCGGGGAGAAGCCAGGAACCACCAGTCCACCGCCGCCACCGGGCGCTGGTACAGGTCTGGGCTGTGCTCGGACGACATGCGCGTCTCCTGGGAATGGGAGACACCGTCCACGCACCGGCCCGGACCGGACAACACGAATCCGGCGTTCACGGAGTGGCTTACGGTGCCTCGGATGTCTTCGTGCCCCGCTGTCCTCAGGGGTACGAAGTGGCCAGAGTGTACGCAGACCGCCACCGACCCGGTAAACCCTGCGCGGGCCGCTGTCTTCCGGCCCCGAACCCCTACCGGCCCCAGCCGCACGGCGTCGCCCGCGACCTGCTGTTAGGGGCCACGGACCACCCTTGGGGCATGCGGGGCCCGCTAGGGGTGTCGTCCCCCGATCGGCGGAACCTACGGTGGGCCGGGCCGAGAGGCCAACCACACCGGAACGGACGCCGGACCACGGCAGTGTGCGACGCGCGGTCGCCGGCGCAGCACGGCGGGCGCGCGGTCGGCGGACCGGCTGGGGACCGGGACCGGAAGGACACATGAACACTCAATCCAGCGCCGGTCCCTCGGACTCCGCGCACGACTCCGCGCAGGCCGGCTCTGTGCAGGCGGGCTTCGCGCACGCGGGCTCTGTGCAGGCGGACTTCGCGCAAGAGGGCCTCGCGCACGACGAATCCCTGGCCGTCATCGGAATGTCGTGCCGGCTGCCCGGCGCGGCGGGCCCCGAGGAGTTCTGGGCACTGCTGCGCGACGGCGCCGACGCCGTCACCGCGCCCCCCGCCGACCGCCCGCTGCCAGACGCCTGTCCGCCCTTCGGCGGCTACCTCGACCAGGTCGACTCCTTCGACGAGGGCTTCTTCCGGATCTCCCCGCGCGAGGCGGCGGCCATGGACCCGCAGCAGCGGCTCGTCCTCGAACTGGGCTGGGAGGCCCTGGAGGACGCCGGACTGCCCGCCGACACCGTCCGGCACACCGCCACCGGCGTCTTCCTCGGCGCGATCGCCGACGACTACGCGGCGCTGCACCGGGGCCGCGTCCCCGACCGGTACGCCTTCACCGGGCTCGCCCGGGGCATCCTCGCCGGCCGCGTCTCCTACGCCCTGGGACTGCGCGGCCCCAGCCTCACCGTCGACACGGGACAGTCCTCGTCCCTGGTGGCCGTGCACCTGGCCTGCCAGAGCCTGCGCCGCGGCGAGAGCCGGATCGCGCTCGCCGGAGGCGTCCACCTCAACCTCGCCCCGGACAGCGCCCTGCGGGCCGCCCGCGCCGACGTCCTGTCACCGGACGGCCGCTGCCACACCTTCGACGCCCGCGCCAACGGATTCGTACGCGGCGAGGGCGGCGGGCTCGTCGTCCTCAAGCGCCTCTCCGACGCGCTCGCCGACGGCGACCGGATCCACGGTGTGGTCCTCGGCAGCGCCGTCAACAACGACGGCGGCGGCGAGACCCTGACCGCTCCCGACCCCGAGGCCCAGGCCGCCGTCATCCGCGCCGCCTGCCAGGACGCCCGGGTCCGCCCCGACGCCGTGCGCTACGTCGAACTGCACGGCACCGGCACCCCCAAGGGCGACCCCGTCGAGGCCACCGCCCTCGGCGCCGCGCTCGGCGACGGACGACCGGCCGGCGACCCGCTGCGGGTCGGCTCGGTCAAGACCAACATCGGCCACCTCGAAGGCGCGGCCGGAATCGCCGGGCTGCTCAAGACCCTGCTCAGCCTGAAACACCGGCAGTTGCCGGCCAGCCTGCACTTCCGCACCCCCAACCCCGCCATCGCCTTCGACCGGCTGGGCCTGCGGATGCAGCGGGAACTCGGCCCCTGGCCGCAGGGACAGCCGCTCCTCGCGGGCGTCAGCTCGTTCGGGATCGGCGGCACCAACTGCCATGTCGTCCTCGGCGAAGGCACGGCGCAGGCTGCACAGGGGGCACAGGGGGCACAGGGGGCGCAGGGGGCGCAGGCGTCCCCGCCGGACGTGGCCCCCGGCGCCCCGCTGCTCGGCGCGGCCGGACTGTGGCCCGTCACCGCGCGCACCGAGCCCGCGCTGCGCGGCCAGGCCGCCCGGCTCGCCGCCGCACTGCGCGCCGCCCCCGGCCTCGACCCGGCCGACGTCGCCTTCTCACTGGCCACCACCCGCCAGGCCCTCGACCACCGGGCAGCCGTCACCGGCACCGGGCGCGAGGAACTGCTGCGGGGCCTGGACGCCCTGGCCGGCGGGCAGCCGGCGCCGGGACTTCAGCGCGGACGGGCACTGGACGCCCGGCCGGTCATGGTGTTCCCGGGACAGGGGCAGCAGTGGGTGGGCATGGGGCGCGAACTGCTCCGTACGACACCGGTGTTCGCCCGGTGGATCGCGCGCTGCGAGACCGCGCTCGCCCCGCACGTCGACTGGTCGCTCACCGATGTCCTGACGCACGGCGACGACGGCGAACTGAACCGGCTGGACGTCCTCCAGCCGGTGCTGTGGGCCGTGATGGTCTCGCTGGCGGAGCTGTGGCGGGCCGCCGGGGTGGAGCCGGCGGCCGTCATCGGCCACTCGCAGGGCGAGATCGCGGCCGCCGTCGTCTCCGGCGCCCTGACCCTGGAGGACGGCGCCCGGACGGCGGCGCTGCGCGCCAGGGCACTGCGCGCGGTGGCCGGAACCGGCGGCGGCATGCTGTCGCTCGTCTGCGACCAGCGCACCGCCGAGGACATCGCCGCCCCCCACGGCGGCCGGGTCGCGCTCGCCGTGCTCAACGGCCCCGACGCCATGGTGCTGTCCGGCCCCACCGACCTCCTGGAACACTGCGCCGCCGACTGCGACCGGCGCGGCGTCCGCCACCGCCGGGTCGCCGTCGACTACGCCTCGCACTCCCCGCTGGTGGAGCCGCTGGAGCCCGCCCTGCGCGACCTGCTCGCGCCCGTGACCCCGCTCGCGCCCACGGTGCCGATGCTGTCCACCGCCACCACGGAATGGGTCCGCCCGGGCGAACTGGACGGGCGGTACTGGTACGAGAACCTGCGGCGTCCCGTGCGGCTGCACACCGCCGTCCAGACACTCGCCAGGGCCGGACACCGGCTGTTCATCGAGGTCGGCCCCCACCCCGTGCTCACCGCCGGCATCCAGGCCACGCTGGAAGCCGAGAACGGCGGCGTCGTCCTGGGCACACTGCGCCGGGACGACGGCGGTCCCGCACGGTTCCTCGACTCCCTGGCCGAAGCCTTCGTTCACGGCGCGCAGATCGGATGGGACGCGCTGTACGCCGGCACCGACGCCGCCCGGGTGGACCTGCCGACCTACGCCTTCCAGCGGCGCCGGCACTGGCCCGACGCGGCGGCGGAGACGGCAGCGGAGGACGTGGCGGGGGCGGCGGTGGCTTCCCCGCGCGCCGAGGCCATCGCGTCTGGTGTCGACGCGGCGGCGAACGGGCCTGCCGGGCTCGCCGGGCTCGCCGGGCTCGCGGCGATGAGCGCGTCCGAGGCCGAACGGTTCCTGGCGCGTACCGTCCAGACGCATGCCGCTGCGCTGCTCGGACACGCCTCGCCGGACGACGTCGATCCCGAACTGTCCTTCCGTGACCTCGGGTTCGACTCCCAGCTCAGCGTCCGGCTGCGCGGCGACCTCAACGCGGCCACCGGCGCGGGCCTGCGGACCAGCGCGGTCTTCGACCATCCGACGCCCAGGGCCCTCGCCCACAGGCTGCGGGAACTGCTCACCGGCGGGAAACCCGGGGCCCTCGGGGATGCCGTGCCCGACGCCGCGCCGGACTCGCGGGACGCGATCGCGATCGTCGGGATGAGCTGCCGGTACGCGGGAGGGGTCGGCTCGCCCGAGGAGCTCTGGGACCTGGTGCTCGCCGGGCGGGACGCGGTCGGCGACTTCCCCGACGACCGTGGCTGGGACCTCGCCGCCCTGTTCGCGCCCGGCCCCGACGGTACGCCCGCATCCGCCACCGCGCAGGGCGGCTTCCTCACCGGGGCGGCGGACTTCGACGCCGAGTTCTTCGGCATCTCGCCCCGCGAGGCCATCGCCATGGACCCGCAGCAGCGGTTGCTGCTGGAGACCTCGTGGGAGGCGTTCGAACGGGCCGGGCTGGATCCGCGCGGCCTGCGCGGCAGCCGTACGGGCGTGTTCGTCGGCGCGATGGCGCAGGACTACGGGCCGCGCATGGACGAGCCCGGCAGCGGAGCCGACGGATACGTCCTCACCGGGACCTCCGTCAGCCTCGCGTCCGGACGCGTCGCCTACACCCTGGGCCTCGAAGGCCCCGCCGTGACGGTGGACACCGCGTGCTCGTCGTCGCTGGTGGCCCTGCACCTGGCCGTCCAGTCGCTGCGCTCCGGGGAGTGCGACATGGCGTTGGCCGGCGGCGCGACCGTGCTCTCCAGCCCCGGCCTGTTCG
The Streptomyces sp. NBC_01485 genome window above contains:
- a CDS encoding non-ribosomal peptide synthetase; translated protein: MSSEHSPDLYQRPVAAVDWWFLASPRKQYPVVQLAVEGVGLLSHGDLSDAVAEASRACPGTRLVYRKGMWRDSGRAPAVIVGDGTAYDRVRFDSPLLRRQLRPGAGGATCEVLLLTGERDTVVFRGFHGSIDGRGLLLWATEVFHALAGVPLVGADDRLGEDDLMAKLAGELPEGLPPVAAAPVLQWPSPLGRLGKGRREPMWRRRTVDGSHPGMTAKLALALSDAGPGPDEQDPALKGYFMVPVDGRRHVPGIRSTSSVTMSAALEVRDGDHWEDVGARLLTALSERQELASRTDPALRKLPRWLVGLLERGADAKTTDQGLYGSTAILSDLGAVDLADFSPPGFTATSVYLLASPGPVAPPEVDVVTADGRTEITVGWWDNPGAGERAEALLDRIEEALSPRAHREWSGNMTQRPVPIGPSVVRLLREQAERTPDRVALSGSAGDVTYAELSRRADVIAAELSRRGIGRGSVVGLLADRSAAMMAGLWGVLRAGAAYLPMDAEHPDARLSGLLTDATAKLCLVQRPYQERQWCPPGCEPLVLEELLESADPEAPAFRDAEVRPDDLAYVIYTSGSTGKPKGVQIEHGALLNYVGWATREFEIDADSRLPLITSPSFDVTGTSVYLPLLVGGTVVLMRDKPNHLSLRQLLEESGANALSLTPAHLDLIGRLELSPAGFRTVVVVGEQLRVPVAARAQEMFGPDCRIINLYGPTEATIGLTVHTYDPERDADAVAVPIGLPTDNNTVFLLDQDRRFVAPGEVGEMYLGGAQLARGYLGRPDLDRERFVRLADGSRTYRTGDLARVSAGGVLEFVGRIDDQVKISGHRVEPAEAARALEEHPAVARAVVVARALPGGPGKSLAGYVVTQTPVGGDELREFLVRRLPDYLVPATLTVLPELPLTVAGKIDVRALPDPHAEGGDAAAGQAGPDAPVLDLVESAIADIWALALGVDRSRLTPAQNFHRLGGDSLTLYAVLAQVCRDVVEPGREKTFMACLPEILREPTLEHVAALVRATAQD
- a CDS encoding helix-turn-helix transcriptional regulator, producing MVLAEREDELGFLTSLLDEAIEGSGKSALVSGVVATGKSVLLDVFAQAAINRGTLALTAIACVAERQVPMGVMSQLLLHAPLSPAARREADRLLAVVPEPDTGLDTLTAHAMSAILLELSEQQPLALIVDDIHLTDVASQSILSYFARRIRGARIATVFSYSEQSPHHNQECAAELLRQPHCHGLALHPLTPDGVARLAARHLGREAPGALAERCHQLSNGNPLLAEALIGDYLAVRRTRPAPGNDELFGSADAYGQAVLEYLRRSDPQTARVAQGVAVLRSREGVARLLGMCPTVTDALLDGLRTAGLIDGDGFRHPAAAGAVLLGMDPTERVRLHQAAAAQAYHEGRSASEVAEQLLIASDCTAPWAVGVLTEAARLGVSQGRLSYAVACLKLARLGCADDPVAAARLQAALLRAEWRINPSICSPYLAELVEASHAGHLSGDDTVGVIKALLWNGRFAVARDLLLRLDGAARAADRPSPSALCELRLIIRDTYPALADLAPAADDGAADRVMQPLTSQRRLDTLRTLNAVISQEGGRPALERAERILQNAPLQETGTSTMLAGLMTLLCGERVVQAAQLCDALLAQSAEGESRWRYALLSAVRAEISLRQGSLLEAVEQAQEAMRAVPTASWGVSLAAVRSTMVLALTSMGRHREALAQLNMPLPPGVSQSRFGLTYLQARGRVSLATGHLGSALADFENCGELMVRWNMDVPSLVPWRAEAAAVLLEMGEHGRARKLAEEQLAQAGSHAPRAAGSALRVLASMSDLRRRSEMLRQSADLLQGSGDRYELLRTLVQLTETHHTLGELRRARMVGRRAWNIARECHAEPLVDALALDPVPSESAEPTEAAELVQLQAAPTEAELLLSDAERRVAEMAALGYTNREISNRLYISVSTVEQHLTKTYRKLNVTRRSDLPSLVMAPTGS
- a CDS encoding cellulose-binding domain-containing protein, which codes for MPDLPTPKDSAEAALFSECWDAVLSYADLCTSGSTAANQLAREAFAFGIREARAGEDDTARGAGRRPSRLPRIPLLLTAVRSTAAAWEAQGHGHRLDPDLRLWLNSEKAARYVGPPLSRPIALRGLRDMQEPDAALLWLAEVEALPLRAVIRRQGLDPTAAVEELNQVRGLFRDRCHRNHLDTPMDAECRSYVRLLDAVTRSPAADTPPDLSRHLATCVECAEAAACLRLHGGGLPAALVQGVIGWGGLAYLERRRRASEVRLGPGRPDLPDPEGAAVRAAASKARVRRNALLVAAVLVSGLALAVSMMPGDSGGSVAKSGPTDGSPVAGPGPVLPSADPGPVTSAAPSSSDPAPSASGTPSAAGHEDTGKPDPEPQGTSSAPAGDGGSGNGDAPACEVRYDLVNQWPDGFQATVTVTTADALDVWRVAWSFRDGQRVDQMWDASLAQSGSRVTATAADYNRSVAAHGTLSFGFLASWHDKNTAPYDFTLNGQDCTRS